One Phaseolus vulgaris cultivar G19833 chromosome 2, P. vulgaris v2.0, whole genome shotgun sequence DNA window includes the following coding sequences:
- the LOC137811583 gene encoding stemmadenine O-acetyltransferase-like, which yields MNKRVRSESNEKMELVSRETIKPSIATPPHLKIYPLCFIDNIVFRNYIPILLFYSANHHSKNHHESKISTLKKSLSQVLSRYYPFAGMLRDQLSIECNDQGVSFLVTSFACNLSSILHNPNHASFHRLFPDQLQWKPMEPTSTIVAIQINCFACGGIVISVCMCHKVADAATLCNFINDWAMFSRQNQDQQEEQEKLLSSLPFPVPGASFLPQENLPVFPETAFVKNDTVCRRFVFEGAKIDSLKAMVSSRDVHNPTRVEVVSALIYNRAVSSLGLTFKTMPFRTAVNLRNRTVPPLPEKSLGNLVWFLFVSNLGEETELQELVVKMKQGLREFRDTFGKKFGGKNKDSRFITECLEQATRVPEGGGCVESLVCCASWCRFPMYEADFGWGKPVWFSTSECPVKNSVVLMDTRDGEGIEALVNMEEHDMAKFERDFHLLQYASLNPLVQ from the coding sequence ATGAATAAGAGAGTGAGAAGTGAAAGCAATGAAAAAATGGAGTTAGTATCGAGAGAAACCATCAAACCCTCCATAGCCACTCCTCCCCACCTCAAAATCTACCCACTCTGCTTCATCGACAACATCGTTTTCCGCAACTACATCCCAATACTTTTGTTTTACTCTGCAAACCACCATTCCAAGAACCACCATGAATCCAAAATATCAACCCTCAAGAAATCCTTATCCCAAGTTTTGTCCCGATACTACCCCTTCGCAGGGATGCTGAGAGACCAACTTTCCATCGAATGCAACGACCAAGGAGTGTCCTTTCTCGTCACCAGCTTCGCATGCAATCTTTCATCGATCCTCCACAACCCCAACCACGCATCGTTCCACCGTCTGTTCCCAGATCAACTACAGTGGAAGCCCATGGAACCAACTTCAACCATTGTAGCCATTCAGATAAACTGTTTTGCATGCGGAGGAATCGTAATAAGCGTCTGCATGTGTCACAAAGTTGCCGACGCCGCCACACTTTGCAACTTCATCAATGACTGGGCCATGTTCAGCCGCCAAAACCAAGACCAACAAGAAGAACAAGAAAAGTTGCTATCATCATTACCCTTCCCAGTTCCCGGGGCTTCATTTTTGCCGCAAGAAAACTTGCCTGTTTTTCCGGAAACAGCGTTCGTGAAAAACGACACCGTTTGCAGAAGGTTCGTCTTCGAGGGTGCTAAGATTGACTCGCTGAAAGCCATGGTGTCCTCCCGCGACGTGCACAACCCCACACGCGTGGAAGTTGTGAGCGCGTTGATCTACAACCGCGCGGTTTCATCGCTAGGGTTGACTTTCAAAACGATGCCGTTCCGCACCGCCGTGAACCTCCGCAACAGAACGGTTCCTCCACTTCCTGAAAAAAGCTTGGGGAACCTGGTTTGGTTCCTCTTCGTGTCGAACCTGGGGGAAGAGACGGAGCTGCAGGAGTTGGTGGTGAAAATGAAACAGGGGTTGAGGGAGTTCCGTGACACGTTtgggaagaagtttggagggaaGAACAAGGACTCGCGGTTCATCACGGAGTGTCTGGAGCAGGCTACTAGGGTTCCGGAGGGTGGAGGATGCGTTGAGAGTTTGGTGTGTTGCGCGAGTTGGTGCAGGTTTCCGATGTACGAAGCGGATTTTGGGTGGGGGAAACCGGTGTGGTTCAGCACTAGCGAGTGTCCTGTGAAGAATAGCGTTGTTTTGATGGATACAAGAGATGGTGAAGGGATCGAAGCGCTTGTGAACATGGAGGAGCATGACATGGCCAAGTTCGAGCGTGATTTCCACCTTCTTCAATATGCTTCTCTTAATCCATTAGTTCAATAA